From the genome of Thunnus thynnus chromosome 1, fThuThy2.1, whole genome shotgun sequence, one region includes:
- the fibinb gene encoding fin bud initiation factor encodes MAFLHLLLCAGMLSLPSCGAFFSGPLHPEMSNGTFHHYFVPDGDYEENDDPEKCQMLFKMTDERKCGLDEDRDAVIRDDFTIIKRQIEDSARVLEGIGKSISYDLDGEDSYGKYLRRETGQISEAFTNSEKSLLELEVKFKQSQESELKEEHRLNDDFLNMIVHTRDVLKETLDISLGLKDKHELLSLIIRSHGTRLSRLKNEYMKY; translated from the coding sequence ATGGCTTTTCTTCACTTGCTGCTGTGTGCCGGGATGTTATCACTGCCGTCGTGTGGAGCCTTTTTCAGCGGACCTTTACATCCGGAGATGTCTAACGGCACTTTTCATCACTATTTCGTGCCGGACGGCGACTACGAGGAAAACGACGATCCGGAGAAATGTCAGATGCTATTTAAAATGACCGACGAGCGAAAGTGCGGTCTCGACGAGGACCGGGACGCTGTCATACGGGACGACTTCACCATCATCAAGAGGCAGATCGAGGACTCGGCCAGGGTGCTGGAAGGGATCGGGAAAAGCATCTCTTACGACCTGGACGGTGAGGACAGCTACGGTAAATATTTGCGGAGGGAGACCGGGCAGATAAGCGAGGCGTTTACAAACTCCGAGAAATCTCTGCTGGAGCTGGAGGTGAAATTCAAACAGAGCCAGGAGAGCGAGCTGAAGGAGGAGCACCGGCTCAACGACGACTTTCTCAACATGATCGTGCACACGCGGGACGTCCTGAAGGAGACGTTGGACATTTCTCTGGGACTGAAGGACAAGCACGAGCTCCTGTCTCTGATCATCCGCAGCCACGGCACGAGGCTGAGCAGACTGAAAAACGAATACATGAAGTACTGA